In a single window of the Chiloscyllium plagiosum isolate BGI_BamShark_2017 chromosome 32, ASM401019v2, whole genome shotgun sequence genome:
- the LOC122539254 gene encoding proline-rich protein 1-like, whose translation MLMSATHLLHQPPVWEPPPAPAPSMGTTSCTSPQYGTHLLHQPPIWEPPPASAPDMGTTSCISPKYGNHLLHEPPIWEPPSAPAPVWDPPPASPPSIGPTSCTNPQYGNHLLHKHPVWEPPPASAPDMGHTSCTSPQCGTHLLHQLTVLDPPPALAPNMGTTTCTNPWYGKHLLHQPWYGTHLLHQPPILVPPPAPAPSLGTTSCPRPQC comes from the coding sequence ATGCTCATGTCCGCAACTCACCTCCTACACCAGCCCCCAGTATGGGAACCACCTCCTGCACCAGCCCCCAGTATGGGAACCACCTCCTGCACCAGCCCCCAGTATGGGACCCACCTCCTGCACCAGCCCCCGATATGGGAACCACCTCCTGCATCAGCCCCCGATATGGGAACCACCTCCTGCATCAGCCCCAAGTATGGGAACCACCTCCTGCATGAGCCCCCGATATGGGAACCACCTTCTGCACCAGCCCCAGTATGGGACCCACCTCCTGCATCACCCCCCAGTATCGGACCCACCTCCTGCACCAACCCCCAATATGGGAACCACCTCCTGCACAAGCACCCTGTATGGGAACCACCTCCTGCATCGGCCCCTGATATGGGACACACCTCCTGCACCAGCCCCCAGTGTGGGACCCATCTCTTGCACCAGCTCACGGTATTGGACCCACCTCCTGCACTAGCCCCCAATATGGGAACCACAACCTGCACCAACCCCTGGTATGGGAAACACCTGCTGCACCAGCCCTGGTATGGGACTCACCTCCTGCACCAGCCCCCAATATTGGTCCCACCTCCTGCACCAGCCCCCAGTCTGGGAACCACTTCCTGCCCCAGACCCCAGTGTTGA